GAGGCGGTGGTGTGCGCGTTGTACGGATGGGTGTCCAGGAACAGGTCGGCCAGCGCATAGCGCGCCAGATACTGCGGGTGGGGCAGTTTGGCCATGAACACCAGGCGCTGCGGATCCATGCCAGCGGCCTGCGCGGCTGCACGCAGGCGCGCATCGGCCTGGCCAGGGCCGGACAGCAGCCACAGCACGCTGCCCGCAACCGCCTGCAGCACCGCGAAGGCGCGCTGCATGCTGCGCGGGTTGAGTTTGTAGCTGTTGTTGAAACAGCAGAACACCACGCCGCGTTCGGGCAGGCCGCAGTCGGCACGCGTCGGTGCCGGCTCCAGCACGCGGGTGTTGTCCGAAGGCTGGAAAGCGCGCGGCAGGCGCAGTACGCGTTCGCTGTAATGGGGTTCCAGTGCCGGCGGCAGGGCGAAGGCATCGCCGACCACCGCATCCAGCCACGGCGCGCCGGATGTACCGGGGTAGGCCAGCCAGTTCAGCTGCAGCGGGGCAGGGCGCATGGCCAGCACCTCCGGCGCGCCGCCGCCACCCCAGCCGCGCAGGTCGAACAGCACGTCGATGCCCTGCGCGCGGATCCGTGCTGCAGTCTCGGCGTGGCGTTGGCCGGCCACCTCATGCAACCGGGTGGCCGCCTGCAGGCGTTGGCGGATGCGGCTGCCGTCGTCGCGGTTCAACGCGAACAGATGGAGCTGCAGTGCCGCATCGGCCTGCAGGTGTTCCAGCAGGGCGACGGTCAGCAGGCCGGTCGGGTGCGCACCGAATCCATTGGAAAGGAAGCCGACACGCAACGGCCCACGCGCCCGCACCGGTACCGCTGGCAGCGGGCGCACAGCAGCGGCCACAGCCGCCGCACGGGCACGGGCGCAGGCCAGCTGCCCGGCAGCATCGGCATCCTCGCTGAGGAAGGCGAAGGGCTCGACCACGCCCTGGCCGCTGGCGACCGCGGCACGCACCTGCGTGGCCAGCACATCCAGGTCCTGCCAGTCGCACAGGCGGCGCTGCCAGGCCAGGCGCTGCGCAGCGATATACGGTTCGCCGGGCAGCAGCGTGTGCGCGCGGCGGTAGGCAGCGGCCGCACCTTCGGCATCGTCGGCATCTTCCAGCGCATGCCCCAGCCACAGCGCGATGCCGGGGTGTTCCGGTGCCAGCGAGGCGGCCTGGCCGAGCAGTGCGGCCGCATCGGCATGGGCGCCCGCCATCCACGCCACCCGACCCAGCCGGGCCAGCGCTTCGGGATGGTTGGGCCGCAGTTGCAGCGCACGTCGCGCGGCGCGCTCGCCGGCACCGATGTCGCCGGCTTCCAGTTCCAGATCGGCCAGCATCACCCAGGCGATGAAATCACCCGGCTGGCGTGCGAGCGCCTCCTGCAGTTGCCGCCGCTGCTGCCAGGCCGACATCGGCTCAGCCCGCCGACAGCTGGGCCAGCGCATCCACCTGGTGCTCGTGGCTCAGGCGCTGCAGCAGCGGGTCGAGGTCGCCGGCCAGGATGTTGGGCAGGTCGTACAGGGTCAGCCCTTCCACCCGGTGGTCGGTGATCCGGCCCTGCGGGAAGTTGTAGGTGCGGATGCGCTGGCTGCGGTCGCCGCTGCCCACCTGCAGGCGCCGCGACTCGGCCTGTGCCGCATCCTGGCGCTGGCGCTCGGCGTCCAGCAGCTGCGCCTTCAGGCGCTTCATCGCCTTGTCGCGGTTCGCGTGCTGGCTGCGTTCGGTCTGGCATTCCACGACCACGCCGGTCGGCACGTGGGTGATGCGGATGGCCGATTCGGTCTTGTTGACGTGCTGGCCGCCCGCGCCGGACGAGCGGAACGTATCGACCTTCAGGTCGGCCGGATTGATGACGATGTCATCGACCTCATCCGCTTCCGGAATGATCGCCACGGTGGCCGCCGAGGTATGGATGCGGCCCTGCGATTCGGTGGCCGGCACGCGCTGCACGCGGTGCGTGCCGGACTCGAACTTCAGGCGCGAAAACGCACCACGGCCGACCACGCGGGCCACCACTTCCTTGTAGCCGCCGTGTTCGCCCGGGTTGTCCGATTCGATCTCCACTTTCCAGCCCTGGCGCTCGGCATAGCGGGCGTACATGCGGAACAGATCGCCAGCGAAGATCGCCGCTTCGTCGCCGCCGGTACCGGCGCGCACTTCCAGGAACAGGTTGCCTTCGTCACGCGGGTCGCGTGGCACCAGCAGCAGGGCCAGTTCCTGTTCCAGCTCCAGCAGGCGGGCCTGGGCGACGGCGATTTCCTCGTCGGCCAGCTCGCGCAGGTCCGGGTCGGCGCGCATGCCCTCGGCGGCGGTGAGGTCGGCCTTGGCGCGGGCCTCATCGGCCAGTGCGGTGGCGACCGGTTCAAGTTGGGCGAATTCGCGCGAAAGATCGCGGAAACGAGAGTTGTCGGCGACCACATCAGGTTCGGCGAGCAGGCGTTCCAGTTCTTCGCGGCGCTCGGCCAGCGCTTCCAGCTTACGGCGCAGGGTCGGCGTCATCGGGTCTCACGGGTGGGTGGCGGTAGCCCGGCGCGGCCGGGAACAGGCGCTCGGCGGCGCGGGTCAGGTCGGCATCGCCCGTGAGCGCGGCCGCGCGCAGGGCGGCAGTGGGCGGGTGCAGCAGGCGGTTGGTCAGGCCATGGGCAAGCAGTTCCAGCACTTCGTCGGCCGGTTTGCCGTTGGCCAGCTGCTGCCGCGCGCGCTCCAGCAGTTCGGCACGGGTGGCCTCGCCGAAGGCGCGCAACTGCCGCAGCGGTGCCTGGTGAGCGCTGGCCTGCAGGGTTTCGACGAAGCGCGACACCTGCAGGTCGATGATCGCCTCGGCCTCGGCGGCGGCCTCGCGGCGGCCGCGGCGGTTGTCTTCCACCGCGCGCTCAAGGTCATCCACGGTGTACAGGAAGGCATCGTTGAGCGTGCCGACCTCGGCCTCGATGTCACGCGGCACGGCCAGGTCGAACAGCAGCATCGGCTTGTGCCGGCGCGCGCGCAGCGCCTTGGCCACCATCTCGCGGTGGATGACCGGTTCGCGCGCGGCGGTGGCCGAGAACACCACGTCGGCCTCGGCCAGGTGGCGTTCCAGTTCGGTCAGCGGCAGCGCCACCCCGCCATGGCGGGTGGCCAGTTCCTGCGCATGGGCCAGCGTGCGGTTGGCGATCAGCAGGCGGCGTACCTTGCCTTCGCTCAGGTGCCGTGCAGCCAGCTCGATGGTCTCCCCGGCGCCGACCAGCAGTACCGTGGAATCATCCAGGCGGGCGAACGCGTTCTGCGCCAGGCGCACCGCAGCGGAGGCCACCGACACCGGGTTGGCGCCCACCTGGGTATCGGTACGGGCGCGCTTGGCCACCGAGAAGGTCTGCTGGAACAGCCGGTCCAGGCGCTGGCCCAGCAGGCCGTGGTCGCGCGCGGTGGACCAGGCATCCTTCACCTGGCCCAGGATCTGCGGTTCGCCCAGCACCATCGAATCGAGCCCGGTGGCGACCCGGAACAGGTGGCGCACCGCATCGGCGTCCGCGTGCTGGTACAGGTACCCCTGCAGATCGCCGGCCTGGCTGTGCAGCCAGTGGTCAAGCGCCTCCGGGGAATCGGCGACCGCGTACAGCTCGGTGCGGTTGCAGGTGGAAAGCAGCACCGCTTCGGCGATCTGCGGCGTATCGCGCAGCGAACCAAGCGCGCGCGGCAACGCGTCACCGGCGAAGGCCGCGCGCTCGCGCAGCTCTACCGGTGCGGTCTGGTGATTCAGTCCGAGCACCCACAGGGTCATTGTTCAGTTGCTTGCGATAAGCTGCTGGCCATTGGACGACATTTTAAGGCCCCGATGCCGACGATGCCCGCATTGATTCGCATCCCCAGTGTTCTGCTGCTGTCCCTGGCCTGCAGCCAGGTGCTGGCGGCGGCGCCGACCAAGGCCCCGGCAAGGGCCCCGGCCAGCGAAGAACTGGCCCTGGAACCGGTGATGGCGGGGGAATTCGCCCTGCAGGCCGGCAAGCTGGCTGACGCCGCGCACTGGTACCTGCAGGCGGCCGAACAGACGGCAGGCGATGCGGGGCTGGCTGAACGGGCCACTCGCATCTCCATGCTGGCCAACGATGATGCCAGCGCCGCCAAGGGCCTGGCCCTGTGGGAAAAGCGTGCGCCCAGTTCGCTGTCGATGCGCAGTGCTGCCGCTGCGCTGGCAATGCGGCAGGGAAACGTGAAGGCCGCACGGACCGAGCTGCAGGCCCTGCTGGCCGACCCTGACGACCGGGGCTGGAAGTTCGCGCTGGCTGCCCTGATCGGCGGTGGCCGCGACCCGGCCGTACCGGCGCAGGTGCTGGGCGAGCTGGTCGACGCCAACGCCATTCCGCCGAAGATCGAGGCCTGGCAGGAATTCGGCCGCCTCGCCCTGCGCATGGAGAAGCCCGAGCTGGCCCGGCGCATGATCGACGAAGTGGTCAAGCGCTTCCCGGACGAGCCGCGGGTGGCCCTGCTGCGTGCCAGCCAGCTGCAGCAGGCCGGGCAGACCACGCAGGCGCTGGCATTGCTGCGGGGGGTTGAGCCGAAGACCCGGCAGGACCCGGAGCTGCGCAACGCCGTGGCCATCGCCTATGACAGCCTGGGCCAGCCGGCCGCCGCCGAGCGGGTGCTGGCCGTAGGCCCGCAGAATGTGCAGACCTGGGGCATGCGTGCTTCGCTGCTGGCCAAGCAGGGGGACACCGCAGCGCTGTCGGGCCTCTACAACGAGCTCTCGCGTCAGGCCGCCAAGCCCGACCCGGCGCAGCGGCTGCTGCTGGGCAAGATCGCCGAATACCTCAAGCGCTACCCGGAGGCGGTGAACTGGTACCACAGCGTGCCCGGTGGCGAGGAACTGAACGAAGCGCGCCTGCGCGCAGCGAACGCGCAGGGCCTGGCCGGCCGCCAGTCGCTGGCGCTGGATGAAGTGCACGCCATCCAGTCCGACGCGAGCGTGGATGACGATGTGCGCCGCGATGCCTACCTGCTGGAAGCCGAGCTGCGCCAGCGCGCCGACGATCTGCCCGGCGAACTGGACGCGCTGGCCCGGGGCCTGGCTGCCTATCCGGACGAGAATGGCCTGCTGTACGCCCGTGCCCTGGCGTGGGAACGACGCGACGATATCGCCCGCGCCGAGGCCGACCTGCGCAAGGTACTGGTGACCGATCCGGAGAACGTGCCCGCGCTGAACGCGCTGGGTTACACCCTGGCCGACCGCACCAAGCGCTACCAGGAAGCGCTGGAACTGATCGACCGCGCGCGGGTGGCCGAGCCGGACAATCCGGCCATCGTCGACAGCTATGGCTGGGTGCTGTATCGCCTGGGCCGCAACGAGGAAGCCCTGGTGCAGCTGCGCCGGGCCTGGACCCTGTCGCGTGATCCGGAAATCGCCGCCCACGTGGGCGAGGTGCTGTGGGTGCTCGGCAAGCACGACGAGGCCCGCCACTTCTTCGAGGAGGCGGCCAAGCTCGACCCTGAAAACCGCGCGCTGCTGCGCGCCCGCGAGAAGTTCAATCCATGAGTGTTTCCCTGATCCGGCCGCTGCTGCTGGTGGCCGTGACCCTGGCGGTGAGCGCCTGTACCAGCGTGGGCATGCAGAAGACGCCGGCCCCGGACGTGGTTTACACCGTGTCGCCGGCCGCAGAGCGCGCTGAAGAAGCCCGCGTGCAGGCCCTGCGCGCCCAGCCCGATTACAGCTTCCAGGGCCGGGTCGCGGTCAGCAAGGGCAAAAATGGTGGCAGCGGCCGCATCGACTGGGTCCAGCAGGGCAGCGAGTACCGTATCCAGCTGAGTGCGCCGGTCACCCGCCAGAGCTGGACCCTGCAGGGGGATTCGGTGCAGGGCGGGGCGCGCCTGGACGGGCTGGGCGATGGACCGCGCGCGGGCGATGACGCGCGCCAGCTGCTGCTCGATGCCACCGGCTGGGATATCCCGGTCAATGAACTGTCTGACTGGACCCGTGGCCTGGTGCTGCGCGGTTCCGGCGAAAACAGCGTGGAGCGCGATGCCGAAGGCCGGCCGCGGCGCATGCAGCAGGCCGGCTGGCTGATCCAGTACCTGGACTGGTACCCGGCCCAGGAAGGAAGCCCGGCGCTGCCGCGGCGGATCGAGGCCAGCCGCGAGGACGCCAAGGTGCGCCTGCTGGTCGACCAGTGGGGCACCGACGCGCCATGACCGCGCAGATTGACGCCGATGGCTGGTCCTGGTGGCCGGCCCCGGCCAAGCTGAACCTGTTCCTGCACATCACCGGCCGTCGTGCCGATGGCTACCACGAACT
Above is a genomic segment from Stenotrophomonas sp. ESTM1D_MKCIP4_1 containing:
- a CDS encoding tetratricopeptide repeat protein; translation: MPALIRIPSVLLLSLACSQVLAAAPTKAPARAPASEELALEPVMAGEFALQAGKLADAAHWYLQAAEQTAGDAGLAERATRISMLANDDASAAKGLALWEKRAPSSLSMRSAAAALAMRQGNVKAARTELQALLADPDDRGWKFALAALIGGGRDPAVPAQVLGELVDANAIPPKIEAWQEFGRLALRMEKPELARRMIDEVVKRFPDEPRVALLRASQLQQAGQTTQALALLRGVEPKTRQDPELRNAVAIAYDSLGQPAAAERVLAVGPQNVQTWGMRASLLAKQGDTAALSGLYNELSRQAAKPDPAQRLLLGKIAEYLKRYPEAVNWYHSVPGGEELNEARLRAANAQGLAGRQSLALDEVHAIQSDASVDDDVRRDAYLLEAELRQRADDLPGELDALARGLAAYPDENGLLYARALAWERRDDIARAEADLRKVLVTDPENVPALNALGYTLADRTKRYQEALELIDRARVAEPDNPAIVDSYGWVLYRLGRNEEALVQLRRAWTLSRDPEIAAHVGEVLWVLGKHDEARHFFEEAAKLDPENRALLRAREKFNP
- the hemA gene encoding glutamyl-tRNA reductase; its protein translation is MTLWVLGLNHQTAPVELRERAAFAGDALPRALGSLRDTPQIAEAVLLSTCNRTELYAVADSPEALDHWLHSQAGDLQGYLYQHADADAVRHLFRVATGLDSMVLGEPQILGQVKDAWSTARDHGLLGQRLDRLFQQTFSVAKRARTDTQVGANPVSVASAAVRLAQNAFARLDDSTVLLVGAGETIELAARHLSEGKVRRLLIANRTLAHAQELATRHGGVALPLTELERHLAEADVVFSATAAREPVIHREMVAKALRARRHKPMLLFDLAVPRDIEAEVGTLNDAFLYTVDDLERAVEDNRRGRREAAAEAEAIIDLQVSRFVETLQASAHQAPLRQLRAFGEATRAELLERARQQLANGKPADEVLELLAHGLTNRLLHPPTAALRAAALTGDADLTRAAERLFPAAPGYRHPPVRPDDADPAP
- the lolB gene encoding lipoprotein insertase outer membrane protein LolB — protein: MSVSLIRPLLLVAVTLAVSACTSVGMQKTPAPDVVYTVSPAAERAEEARVQALRAQPDYSFQGRVAVSKGKNGGSGRIDWVQQGSEYRIQLSAPVTRQSWTLQGDSVQGGARLDGLGDGPRAGDDARQLLLDATGWDIPVNELSDWTRGLVLRGSGENSVERDAEGRPRRMQQAGWLIQYLDWYPAQEGSPALPRRIEASREDAKVRLLVDQWGTDAP
- a CDS encoding tetratricopeptide repeat protein, which encodes MSAWQQRRQLQEALARQPGDFIAWVMLADLELEAGDIGAGERAARRALQLRPNHPEALARLGRVAWMAGAHADAAALLGQAASLAPEHPGIALWLGHALEDADDAEGAAAAYRRAHTLLPGEPYIAAQRLAWQRRLCDWQDLDVLATQVRAAVASGQGVVEPFAFLSEDADAAGQLACARARAAAVAAAVRPLPAVPVRARGPLRVGFLSNGFGAHPTGLLTVALLEHLQADAALQLHLFALNRDDGSRIRQRLQAATRLHEVAGQRHAETAARIRAQGIDVLFDLRGWGGGGAPEVLAMRPAPLQLNWLAYPGTSGAPWLDAVVGDAFALPPALEPHYSERVLRLPRAFQPSDNTRVLEPAPTRADCGLPERGVVFCCFNNSYKLNPRSMQRAFAVLQAVAGSVLWLLSGPGQADARLRAAAQAAGMDPQRLVFMAKLPHPQYLARYALADLFLDTHPYNAHTTASDALWAGCPVLTCPGDTFAARVAGSLNHHLGLARMNVVDDAAFIATASALGNDPEALAALRAELAQARDGSGVFDMAGFAADLSALLQQLAGEHGWAGAAG
- the prfA gene encoding peptide chain release factor 1 gives rise to the protein MTPTLRRKLEALAERREELERLLAEPDVVADNSRFRDLSREFAQLEPVATALADEARAKADLTAAEGMRADPDLRELADEEIAVAQARLLELEQELALLLVPRDPRDEGNLFLEVRAGTGGDEAAIFAGDLFRMYARYAERQGWKVEIESDNPGEHGGYKEVVARVVGRGAFSRLKFESGTHRVQRVPATESQGRIHTSAATVAIIPEADEVDDIVINPADLKVDTFRSSGAGGQHVNKTESAIRITHVPTGVVVECQTERSQHANRDKAMKRLKAQLLDAERQRQDAAQAESRRLQVGSGDRSQRIRTYNFPQGRITDHRVEGLTLYDLPNILAGDLDPLLQRLSHEHQVDALAQLSAG